One window of the Shewanella litorisediminis genome contains the following:
- a CDS encoding LemA family protein, with protein MEGLLIGLVLVLIVAYLWYVSLIKKRNTAREALSGIDVQLKKRADLVPNILTIAQKFMDHEKSLLTEITALRTQVAAGYDKNDADAIRQHLAQADALNSKMGQLMVTVENYPELKSDQTMVQAMQTYNEVEAHISAARRFYNSAVSELNTAVEIFPGSLIASMASVKAMPFFEAHEADRAPVNASDYLK; from the coding sequence ATGGAAGGATTATTAATAGGTCTGGTTTTAGTCTTGATAGTGGCCTACCTCTGGTATGTCAGCCTGATTAAGAAACGCAATACTGCCCGTGAGGCGTTGTCGGGCATCGATGTACAACTGAAGAAGCGCGCGGATCTGGTTCCCAATATTCTGACCATAGCGCAGAAGTTTATGGACCACGAAAAATCGCTGTTAACCGAAATCACGGCGCTGCGCACTCAGGTCGCCGCCGGTTACGATAAAAACGATGCCGACGCGATACGCCAGCACCTGGCACAGGCCGATGCCCTCAACAGCAAAATGGGGCAGCTGATGGTCACAGTAGAAAACTACCCTGAGCTTAAGAGCGACCAGACCATGGTGCAGGCCATGCAAACCTACAACGAGGTGGAAGCGCACATCAGTGCCGCCCGTCGTTTTTACAACTCGGCCGTGTCTGAGCTGAATACCGCAGTGGAAATTTTCCCCGGCTCACTGATTGCCAGCATGGCATCGGTAAAGGCCATGCCGTTCTTTGAAGCACATGAAGCAGACCGGGCACCGGTAAACGCCAGCGACTACCTGAAGTAA
- a CDS encoding DUF3137 domain-containing protein, with protein sequence MNMLSFLLGAPIRAQRAASGLTAHRDDLPRLQAYYDAEIAPLSRKFENQRIQALKQARQRIYLGLGIFLALLISCLPLVKPGAQFVPFSWLAAIGIAFLIWRWASSPMRKYTGAVHSEIYPRIFRFFGPDFVFAKGQDMGIRMFKEAKILPSYDKARFDDCVLGSHLGVSIGINEIHLLREERDKDKNRDVTVFQGLLISLSSHKAFRGHTVAIRSRGALTNFFSDTHGGLERVHLEDPQFEKMFDVFSTDQIEARVLLTTAFMERLMALAQFFSSRIQCAFHRDRLLITIESSQNRFEQSSIFSAATFEDDFSRIHGEMKQLFAIIELLKLNEYTGL encoded by the coding sequence ATGAACATGCTGTCATTTCTGCTTGGTGCGCCCATCAGGGCGCAGCGGGCAGCCTCGGGGCTTACGGCACACAGAGACGATTTACCCCGTCTGCAAGCCTATTACGATGCCGAAATCGCTCCCCTCAGTCGTAAATTTGAAAATCAACGCATCCAGGCGCTGAAACAAGCGCGGCAACGCATCTATCTTGGGCTGGGTATATTTTTGGCACTGCTTATTTCGTGTTTGCCACTGGTAAAACCCGGCGCCCAGTTTGTCCCCTTCAGCTGGCTTGCCGCCATTGGCATCGCCTTTTTAATCTGGCGCTGGGCCAGCTCGCCCATGCGCAAGTATACGGGGGCGGTACACAGCGAAATCTATCCGCGGATTTTTCGGTTTTTCGGCCCCGACTTTGTGTTTGCCAAGGGTCAGGACATGGGGATCCGTATGTTTAAAGAGGCCAAGATTTTGCCCTCTTACGACAAGGCACGCTTCGACGACTGTGTGCTTGGCAGCCACCTTGGCGTCAGCATCGGCATCAATGAAATACATTTGCTCCGTGAAGAAAGAGACAAGGATAAAAACCGTGATGTGACTGTGTTTCAAGGCTTACTGATTTCGCTCTCCAGCCATAAAGCCTTCAGAGGCCATACTGTGGCCATTCGCTCAAGAGGTGCCCTGACCAACTTTTTCTCTGACACCCATGGCGGTCTTGAGCGCGTACATCTTGAAGACCCACAGTTTGAAAAGATGTTCGATGTGTTTTCAACGGACCAGATTGAAGCGCGGGTGCTGCTGACCACGGCCTTTATGGAGCGGCTCATGGCACTGGCGCAGTTTTTCTCCAGTCGGATCCAGTGTGCATTCCACCGTGACCGCCTGCTGATCACCATCGAGAGCAGCCAGAACCGATTTGAGCAGTCGTCAATTTTCAGTGCGGCAACCTTCGAGGACGATTTCAGCCGGATCCACGGCGAAATGAAGCAACTCTTTGCTATCATAGAATTACTTAAGCTTAACGAGTACACAGGTCTCTAA
- a CDS encoding lytic transglycosylase domain-containing protein, which produces MSFRWLLFPLLLFVITGTSAGESDASSSSAEKPRITARYSENGTSTQTKVYQYVQPNGTMAFSDKAPANGKYEILLFDCYACNPKSKVNWRTIRLNRSYERDILLAAETYSLEPALIRAVIHAESNFNPKAISRTGAMGLMQLMPGTAKDMGVRNSFLPQDNILGGSRYLSLMLERFKGDLNHALAAYNAGPTRVEEYSGIPPYPETKAYIERVNILLQRYRNLRT; this is translated from the coding sequence ATGTCATTTCGCTGGTTGCTGTTTCCCTTGCTTCTGTTTGTTATCACCGGCACCAGCGCCGGTGAGTCCGATGCGTCTTCTTCCAGCGCCGAGAAACCCCGCATCACCGCGCGCTACTCCGAAAATGGCACCAGCACCCAAACCAAGGTTTACCAGTACGTCCAGCCCAATGGCACCATGGCCTTCAGCGACAAGGCTCCTGCCAATGGCAAGTATGAAATCCTGTTGTTTGACTGTTATGCCTGTAACCCAAAATCCAAGGTCAATTGGCGTACCATTCGCTTGAATCGCAGCTACGAGCGAGACATTTTGCTGGCCGCCGAAACCTACTCGTTGGAGCCGGCGCTGATAAGAGCGGTGATCCATGCCGAGTCCAATTTTAATCCCAAAGCCATCTCGCGCACCGGCGCCATGGGCCTGATGCAACTGATGCCCGGCACGGCCAAGGATATGGGGGTACGCAACTCCTTCCTGCCCCAGGACAATATTCTGGGGGGCAGCCGTTACCTGTCGCTCATGCTCGAGCGATTCAAGGGCGATTTAAATCATGCACTTGCTGCCTACAACGCCGGGCCAACCCGGGTTGAGGAATACAGTGGCATCCCGCCATATCCAGAGACCAAGGCTTACATTGAGCGGGTCAATATCCTTCTGCAGCGCTACCGCAATTTGCGCACTTAA
- a CDS encoding 23S rRNA (adenine(2030)-N(6))-methyltransferase RlmJ, whose protein sequence is MLSYRHGFHAGNYADVLKHAILLQVIDLMQKKDKPFVYIDTHSGAGGYSLMDEFAQKTGEYKDGIARLWDKTDLPESLKHYVEAVRHFNEGNENTTEDLTWYPGSPAFVDMHLRENDRMVLHELHGTDFELLNEYFEDARQVQVSKWDGLSGLLASVPPLERRGVVLIDPSFEIKTDYEAVADAIIKAHRKFATGVYMLWYPVVNRAQTEAMLGKLKDSGIRRQLRIEQGIKPDSDEFGMTAAGLWVINPPWQLDTIATEMLDYLQPVLNVDGGYVKVEWEVGE, encoded by the coding sequence ATGTTGAGTTATCGCCATGGCTTTCATGCCGGCAACTATGCCGACGTGCTCAAGCACGCCATTTTGCTGCAAGTTATCGATTTAATGCAGAAAAAGGATAAGCCTTTTGTGTACATAGACACCCATTCCGGGGCGGGTGGCTATAGTCTGATGGATGAATTTGCCCAAAAGACCGGTGAGTACAAAGACGGCATCGCCCGTTTGTGGGATAAAACCGATTTACCCGAGTCGCTCAAACACTATGTTGAGGCCGTGCGCCACTTTAATGAAGGCAACGAGAACACCACCGAAGATCTGACCTGGTATCCGGGTTCGCCAGCGTTTGTGGATATGCACCTTCGGGAAAACGATCGCATGGTATTGCACGAACTGCACGGTACCGACTTTGAACTTCTGAATGAATACTTTGAAGATGCCCGCCAGGTACAGGTCAGCAAATGGGACGGTTTAAGTGGCTTGCTTGCCAGCGTGCCACCACTGGAGCGTCGTGGGGTGGTGTTGATAGACCCGAGTTTTGAAATCAAGACAGACTACGAGGCCGTGGCCGATGCCATCATCAAGGCCCATCGCAAGTTTGCCACCGGGGTGTACATGCTTTGGTATCCGGTGGTGAACCGTGCACAAACCGAAGCCATGCTCGGCAAGCTGAAAGACAGCGGCATTCGCAGGCAGCTTCGGATTGAACAGGGCATCAAGCCCGACTCAGACGAGTTTGGTATGACGGCTGCCGGGCTTTGGGTGATTAACCCGCCATGGCAACTGGATACCATAGCCACAGAGATGCTGGACTATTTGCAGCCAGTGCTGAACGTTGATGGCGGCTATGTGAAAGTCGAGTGGGAAGTGGGCGAGTAA
- a CDS encoding class I SAM-dependent methyltransferase has translation MFSIQIAPNDPRLVQICAHWDLTPNDNAEFSLVFEEDVLTLKKRDEPKLGGIMVDFVSGAAAHRRKFGGGRGQAIAKAVGLKAGATPTVVDGTAGLGRDAFVLASLGCRVLLIERHPVVAALLEDGLRRAYLDGEIGPWMQERMKLVHGSSLEALDNLEDKPDVVYLDPMYPHREKSALVKKEMRVFQSLVGADTDADGLLAPALRLAQKRVVVKRPDYAEDLDGIKPSTRIETKKNRFDVYVKAAMA, from the coding sequence TTGTTTTCTATCCAGATAGCACCAAACGATCCACGCCTTGTGCAAATTTGCGCCCATTGGGATCTTACGCCCAACGACAATGCCGAATTTTCTCTGGTATTTGAGGAAGACGTGCTGACATTAAAAAAGCGAGATGAACCCAAGCTCGGCGGCATCATGGTGGATTTTGTGTCAGGCGCCGCCGCCCACAGACGCAAGTTTGGTGGCGGGCGGGGACAGGCCATCGCTAAAGCCGTCGGCCTTAAGGCTGGCGCAACGCCGACTGTGGTGGACGGCACTGCAGGCCTCGGACGGGATGCCTTCGTACTGGCGAGCCTTGGCTGCCGGGTACTCCTGATTGAACGTCATCCCGTGGTGGCGGCCTTGCTTGAAGACGGCCTGCGCCGTGCCTATCTTGATGGCGAAATTGGCCCCTGGATGCAGGAACGAATGAAACTGGTACATGGCTCCAGCCTGGAAGCACTGGACAATCTCGAGGACAAGCCCGATGTGGTGTACCTGGATCCCATGTATCCACACAGGGAAAAATCCGCGCTGGTGAAGAAAGAGATGCGGGTATTCCAGTCGCTGGTTGGCGCCGACACAGATGCCGACGGCCTTCTGGCACCGGCACTGAGGCTGGCGCAAAAGCGGGTAGTAGTGAAGCGACCCGACTATGCCGAGGATCTCGATGGCATCAAACCCAGTACCCGAATTGAAACCAAGAAAAACCGCTTCGACGTGTATGTCAAAGCGGCCATGGCCTGA
- a CDS encoding DMT family transporter codes for MNIILALLTAALWGTTYGVTQYTLPDWPPLLLGAIRALPAGIILWCFRPRLPGRDHGLALLKLGTVNIALFFSFIFVMAHTLPSAISGVGMVSVPLFAMIFQFVVLKHKPSVVQMLAGVSLLILGLVLFNPASLSLSPVGLAAMFAAISCIILGSRMTQTLSGKLHWWDVLVWQLILGGALLAIVSAGQWLVAPDEFAAVTDGISGREFAGIAWIVLFNTVLAYGLYVFLMQRMSIVDFSFGGIANPITGIALGVLLIGEQYSHTQYMLMAGMIVSSLLPSLWQRFKRPVN; via the coding sequence ATGAATATAATTTTAGCCCTGTTGACAGCGGCCCTGTGGGGAACCACCTATGGGGTCACTCAATACACCTTACCCGATTGGCCACCCCTGCTTTTGGGGGCCATTCGCGCGCTGCCGGCGGGGATTATTCTCTGGTGTTTTCGTCCTCGTTTACCCGGTAGAGATCATGGATTGGCGCTGTTGAAATTAGGGACTGTGAACATCGCGCTCTTTTTCAGCTTTATTTTTGTGATGGCGCATACCCTGCCATCGGCCATCTCGGGTGTGGGTATGGTTTCGGTGCCTTTATTCGCGATGATCTTCCAATTTGTGGTGCTCAAGCATAAACCGTCCGTGGTGCAAATGCTGGCTGGTGTCTCCTTGCTCATTCTGGGGCTGGTGCTCTTTAATCCTGCCAGTTTGTCGCTGAGCCCGGTGGGACTTGCCGCCATGTTCGCTGCCATAAGTTGCATTATTCTGGGCAGTCGCATGACCCAGACCCTGAGCGGCAAGCTTCATTGGTGGGATGTACTGGTATGGCAACTGATTCTGGGTGGCGCCCTGTTGGCGATAGTCAGTGCTGGTCAGTGGTTGGTGGCACCCGACGAATTTGCGGCAGTGACAGATGGTATCAGTGGACGTGAGTTTGCCGGCATCGCGTGGATTGTGCTCTTCAATACTGTGCTTGCTTATGGGCTGTATGTGTTTTTGATGCAGCGGATGAGTATTGTCGACTTTTCCTTTGGTGGCATTGCCAACCCTATAACGGGTATTGCCCTGGGTGTGCTGTTAATCGGAGAGCAATACAGTCACACCCAATATATGTTGATGGCGGGTATGATAGTGTCTTCACTGTTACCCAGCCTGTGGCAGCGCTTTAAACGGCCTGTTAACTAA
- a CDS encoding MarR family winged helix-turn-helix transcriptional regulator — MRFYMDAVDKILAQWAKEKPEMDTLPMGIVGRLARLTKHLEQEMALCHKAYGLKPGEFDVLATLRRSGAPYRLTPSDLLSAMMLTSGAMTNRLDRLEAKGFIAREHCQKDRRSVEVCLTPKGISTLAQVLSRHVETQNRVLSKLSRDEQLLLSRLLKDWLAHFE, encoded by the coding sequence ATGAGATTTTATATGGACGCCGTAGATAAAATTTTGGCGCAGTGGGCAAAAGAGAAGCCCGAGATGGATACCCTGCCCATGGGCATTGTGGGTCGCCTGGCCAGGCTGACCAAACATCTGGAGCAAGAAATGGCTCTGTGTCACAAGGCTTATGGTCTTAAACCCGGCGAATTTGATGTACTCGCCACCCTGAGACGAAGCGGTGCACCCTATCGGCTAACACCATCGGATTTGCTGTCTGCCATGATGCTCACATCCGGTGCCATGACCAACAGACTCGACCGTTTGGAGGCCAAAGGCTTTATTGCCCGGGAGCACTGTCAGAAAGACAGACGCAGTGTCGAAGTTTGTCTGACTCCCAAGGGAATTTCAACCCTGGCGCAGGTGCTCTCACGCCATGTGGAAACCCAAAATAGAGTGCTGTCGAAGTTGAGCCGGGATGAACAACTGCTTCTCAGCCGACTATTGAAAGATTGGTTGGCCCACTTCGAGTAG
- a CDS encoding OsmC domain/YcaO domain-containing protein, producing MEIKVNFLDNLRLEAKFDDFTVVADQPIRYKGDGSAPSPFDYFLASSALCAAYFVKVYCVSRDIPTEGIRLSQNNIVDPENRYNQQFKIQVELPESISEKDREGILRSIDRCTVKKVVQTGPEFVIETVENLDEDAQAMLMVTPDADHSTFILGKDLPLEQTIANMTAKLAELGMKIEISSWRNLVPNVWSLHIRDAASPMCFTNGKGATKESALCSALGEFIERLSCNFFYNDQYFGEEIANAEFVHYPNEKWFPLEDDDSLPAGLLDEYCLDIYDNDGELCGSHLVDTNSGNYERGICAIPYTRHSDGETVYFPSNLIENLFLSNGMSAGNNLAEAKVQCLSEIFERAVKRQIIEEEIALPDVPKEVLAKYPSIVAGIEALEAQGFPVVVKDASLGGQFPVMCVTLMNPRTGGVFASFGAHPSLEVALERSLTELLQGRSFEGLNDVQKPTFNSMAVQEPENFVEHFIDSTGVISWRFFSAKHDYEFVEWDFSGTNEEESAALFGILEDLGLEAYIAEFTALGSACRILVPGYSEVYPVTDLIWDNTNKALDFREDILNLHRLSDDELTDLVERLEESELDNYTDIITLIGIEFDENTVWGQLTILELKLLCYLALGELEAAQELTETFLQYNDNTVKRGLFYQAMSAVLEISLDDELELEDYRHNLTRMFGEETMEAVIGSVEGSVRFYGLTPTSMKLEGLDRHQRLIESYKKLHAARAKLAGL from the coding sequence ATGGAAATCAAAGTTAATTTTCTCGATAACCTGAGACTTGAAGCCAAGTTCGACGACTTCACCGTGGTTGCCGACCAACCTATTCGCTACAAGGGCGATGGCTCTGCGCCAAGCCCCTTCGACTACTTTCTAGCTTCTTCCGCCCTGTGCGCCGCCTATTTTGTGAAGGTGTACTGCGTGTCGCGGGATATTCCCACCGAAGGTATCCGCCTGTCGCAGAACAACATTGTTGACCCGGAAAACCGCTATAACCAGCAGTTCAAAATTCAGGTCGAACTGCCGGAAAGCATCAGTGAAAAAGACCGCGAAGGCATTCTGCGCTCCATCGACCGCTGCACCGTGAAAAAAGTCGTCCAGACCGGCCCCGAGTTCGTTATCGAAACTGTTGAGAATCTCGACGAAGACGCCCAGGCCATGCTGATGGTGACGCCGGATGCCGATCACAGCACCTTTATTCTGGGTAAAGATCTGCCGCTGGAGCAGACCATCGCCAACATGACCGCCAAACTGGCGGAGCTGGGGATGAAAATCGAGATCTCCAGCTGGCGCAACCTGGTGCCCAACGTCTGGTCGCTGCATATCCGCGATGCCGCCTCGCCCATGTGTTTTACCAACGGCAAAGGCGCCACCAAAGAAAGTGCCCTGTGCTCGGCGCTGGGTGAGTTTATCGAGCGGCTAAGCTGCAACTTCTTCTATAACGATCAGTATTTTGGCGAAGAAATTGCCAATGCAGAGTTCGTCCATTATCCCAATGAAAAGTGGTTCCCGCTGGAAGATGACGACTCGCTGCCCGCAGGCCTCTTGGATGAGTATTGCCTAGATATTTACGACAACGATGGCGAGCTTTGCGGTTCACATCTGGTGGACACCAACTCGGGCAACTATGAGCGCGGTATCTGCGCCATTCCATACACTCGCCACAGCGATGGCGAGACTGTGTATTTCCCGTCCAACCTGATTGAAAACCTGTTCCTCAGCAACGGCATGAGCGCAGGCAATAACCTGGCCGAAGCCAAGGTGCAGTGTCTGTCGGAAATTTTTGAGCGCGCGGTAAAGCGCCAGATCATTGAAGAAGAAATTGCCCTGCCGGACGTACCCAAAGAGGTGCTGGCCAAGTACCCATCCATCGTAGCGGGTATCGAAGCGCTGGAGGCCCAGGGCTTCCCGGTGGTGGTGAAAGACGCCTCCCTCGGCGGCCAGTTCCCTGTGATGTGCGTGACCTTGATGAACCCACGCACAGGTGGCGTGTTTGCCTCTTTTGGTGCCCATCCTAGCCTGGAAGTGGCGCTGGAGCGCAGTCTTACCGAACTGCTGCAAGGCCGCAGCTTCGAGGGCCTGAACGATGTGCAAAAGCCGACCTTCAACAGCATGGCGGTACAGGAGCCGGAGAACTTCGTTGAGCACTTTATCGACTCCACCGGGGTGATCTCCTGGCGCTTCTTCAGTGCCAAACACGACTATGAGTTTGTGGAGTGGGATTTCTCCGGCACCAATGAAGAAGAATCCGCCGCCCTGTTCGGCATCCTCGAAGACCTGGGGCTTGAGGCCTATATCGCCGAGTTTACCGCCCTTGGCAGCGCCTGCCGTATTCTGGTGCCCGGCTACTCCGAGGTGTATCCGGTGACCGACCTGATTTGGGACAACACCAATAAGGCATTGGATTTCCGTGAAGATATCCTCAATCTGCATCGCCTCAGCGACGATGAGCTGACTGATTTGGTTGAACGCCTCGAAGAGAGTGAGCTGGATAACTACACCGACATCATCACCCTGATTGGTATCGAGTTCGATGAAAATACCGTTTGGGGCCAGCTGACTATCCTTGAGCTTAAGCTGCTGTGCTACCTGGCGCTGGGCGAGCTGGAAGCGGCGCAGGAACTGACCGAAACCTTCCTGCAATACAACGACAATACAGTAAAACGCGGCCTCTTCTATCAGGCCATGTCAGCGGTGCTGGAAATCAGCCTGGACGACGAGCTGGAACTGGAGGACTACCGCCACAACCTCACCCGCATGTTCGGCGAAGAGACCATGGAGGCGGTCATCGGCTCGGTGGAAGGTTCGGTGCGTTTCTACGGCCTTACCCCAACCAGCATGAAACTGGAAGGGCTGGACCGCCATCAGCGACTGATTGAAAGCTACAAGAAGCTGCACGCCGCCCGCGCCAAACTGGCGGGGTTGTAA
- a CDS encoding acyl-CoA thioesterase produces MAQFDLSIQPRFNETDGLAHINNTVIPVWFEAAREPIFAIFNPELDLNHWNLIVAGFTIAFTAPTYYGKPVEVVTRISRIGNSSFEVLQQSFQAGKMTAEAKTTLVHYDYETEKSVAIPADIRELLGAYLVV; encoded by the coding sequence ATGGCGCAGTTTGACCTCAGTATTCAGCCCAGATTCAACGAAACCGATGGTTTGGCTCATATCAATAACACAGTGATACCCGTCTGGTTTGAAGCGGCCCGCGAGCCGATTTTTGCCATTTTCAATCCGGAACTGGATCTCAATCACTGGAACCTGATTGTGGCCGGGTTCACCATCGCCTTTACCGCGCCCACCTATTACGGCAAGCCGGTTGAGGTGGTTACCCGCATTTCCCGCATCGGCAATTCCAGTTTTGAAGTGCTGCAGCAGAGTTTTCAGGCCGGCAAAATGACCGCCGAAGCCAAAACCACCCTGGTGCATTACGATTACGAGACCGAAAAGAGCGTGGCTATTCCGGCCGATATCCGCGAGCTGCTGGGCGCCTACCTCGTCGTCTGA
- a CDS encoding AMP-dependent synthetase/ligase encodes MSLEQFHLVRLLKARTQQNPDAIALKGFEMAAPWDAVSRKAFDHSSDSLAMQLIAGGLAVQAKVGIMSNNCPQWTVADVAVLKARAVVVPIYPTSTREQAAFILNDAEASWLFVDNAERYGLACELRAFCPQIKTIVVFDDAVALTHADDVHLSQLLMAAPDGEAARELGARFEQANLDDLLTLIYTSGTTGDPKGVMLPHRAIASTIRQHDKRLAFTEGDVSLAFLPLSHVFERGWSFYVLGRGGCNVYLSDTNRVKEAIAAVRPHTLCVVPRFLEKVYSAVQDKLSRAPASRKALFAWAMSVGGRRFEVAQGRAKGGLLLSLQARLADKLVGSKIRDVLGGRLKFMPCGGAALNADVGAFFNAVNVPVLCGYGLTETTATVTCNTLDNRVPGSNGQCLPEVEIRIGENDEILVRGDTVMTGYYKRPDDTASAFEDGWFKTGDAGRLDEAGNLFITDRIKELMKTSNGKYIAPQRVEGVVGRCPFIEQVAVIADARNYVTALIVPAYEALEAWAREKGLKYESPLELIRHSHVLEHFEARLKLMQEGLAGFEQIKKFTLLPDAFTMESGLITPTLKLRRKVIYHKYQREISAMYGS; translated from the coding sequence ATGTCACTCGAGCAATTTCATCTGGTCAGGCTGCTCAAGGCCAGGACTCAACAAAATCCCGATGCCATCGCCCTGAAAGGGTTCGAAATGGCAGCCCCCTGGGATGCTGTCAGCCGCAAGGCCTTCGACCACAGCAGCGATAGTCTGGCGATGCAATTGATTGCCGGTGGCTTGGCAGTGCAGGCCAAGGTCGGCATTATGTCGAACAACTGTCCACAGTGGACGGTTGCCGATGTCGCTGTGCTTAAGGCCCGCGCCGTAGTAGTGCCCATCTATCCCACCAGTACCCGGGAACAAGCCGCTTTTATACTCAACGACGCCGAAGCCAGTTGGTTGTTTGTGGATAATGCCGAGCGCTATGGGCTTGCCTGTGAGCTGCGCGCTTTTTGCCCACAGATAAAAACCATAGTGGTGTTCGATGACGCTGTGGCGCTGACCCATGCCGATGATGTTCACCTGAGCCAGCTGCTGATGGCGGCGCCCGATGGTGAGGCGGCCAGGGAGCTGGGAGCTCGCTTCGAGCAAGCCAATCTGGACGACTTGCTGACACTCATCTACACCTCGGGTACCACAGGGGATCCCAAGGGCGTGATGTTGCCCCACAGAGCCATTGCCTCCACCATTCGCCAGCATGACAAACGCCTGGCCTTTACCGAAGGCGATGTGTCGCTGGCCTTTCTGCCCCTGAGTCACGTATTTGAACGTGGCTGGAGCTTTTACGTGCTTGGTCGTGGCGGCTGCAATGTGTACCTGAGTGACACCAACAGAGTGAAAGAGGCCATCGCTGCTGTGCGTCCTCACACCCTGTGTGTGGTGCCCCGTTTCCTCGAAAAAGTCTACAGCGCTGTGCAGGACAAGTTGTCCCGGGCGCCGGCATCCCGCAAGGCGCTGTTTGCCTGGGCCATGTCAGTGGGTGGACGCCGCTTTGAAGTGGCTCAGGGCCGCGCCAAAGGTGGCTTGTTGTTATCCCTGCAGGCCAGACTGGCCGACAAACTGGTGGGCAGTAAGATCCGTGATGTGCTGGGTGGCAGGCTCAAGTTTATGCCCTGTGGCGGCGCAGCACTGAATGCCGATGTGGGCGCTTTTTTCAACGCGGTAAATGTGCCCGTGCTCTGTGGTTATGGTCTCACCGAAACCACGGCCACCGTCACCTGCAATACCCTGGATAACCGGGTGCCAGGATCCAACGGTCAGTGTTTGCCCGAGGTGGAAATCCGCATCGGTGAAAACGATGAAATTCTGGTCCGTGGCGATACCGTGATGACCGGCTATTACAAGCGCCCCGACGATACAGCCAGCGCCTTTGAAGATGGCTGGTTTAAAACCGGTGATGCGGGGCGACTGGATGAGGCCGGTAACCTGTTTATTACCGATCGCATCAAGGAGCTGATGAAGACCAGTAACGGTAAATACATTGCGCCGCAGCGGGTGGAAGGCGTTGTAGGCCGTTGCCCCTTTATCGAGCAGGTGGCGGTGATTGCCGATGCCCGCAACTATGTGACCGCGCTGATTGTGCCCGCCTATGAGGCGCTGGAAGCCTGGGCCAGGGAGAAAGGGCTCAAGTACGAATCGCCACTTGAGCTTATCCGCCACAGCCACGTGTTGGAGCACTTTGAAGCTCGGCTTAAGTTGATGCAGGAAGGCCTTGCAGGCTTTGAGCAAATCAAGAAGTTTACCCTGCTGCCCGATGCCTTCACCATGGAATCGGGGCTTATCACACCTACCCTGAAACTCAGGCGCAAGGTGATTTATCACAAGTATCAGCGTGAAATCAGCGCCATGTACGGCAGCTGA
- a CDS encoding ABC transporter ATP-binding protein — translation MDMELSNNGPLLEIRGLKKRFGDKTALNGVDLTLESGMVVGLLGENGAGKSTLMRCILGLMEADEGEICTLGQTPSTLSASAKSRIGYVPQQHYGYEGFSVERALSLHASFYPDWDPKLEQSWMKRFGLDPKAQVNRLSVGQRQSLAIIMAMAYRPSLLVLDEPVASLDPSARRRFMGDLFELALDSGSAVIFSSHITSDLERVASHVALLKDGQLLIMGELDAVRESVRLLTLAEGSQLPGAYRVLGRQGNRVLVDGFSGESFPGLLGVDTVNLEQLFMELHP, via the coding sequence ATGGACATGGAATTGAGTAACAATGGCCCGCTGCTTGAAATCCGGGGACTGAAAAAGCGCTTCGGTGACAAGACGGCATTAAATGGCGTGGATCTCACCCTGGAAAGTGGCATGGTGGTGGGTCTGCTGGGGGAAAATGGCGCCGGTAAATCTACCCTGATGCGCTGTATCCTCGGCCTGATGGAGGCCGATGAAGGCGAAATCTGCACCCTGGGGCAAACACCTTCGACGCTGTCAGCCAGTGCCAAGTCACGTATCGGTTATGTGCCCCAGCAGCACTATGGCTACGAAGGTTTCAGTGTTGAGCGGGCCTTGTCGCTGCACGCCAGCTTTTACCCCGATTGGGACCCAAAGCTCGAGCAGAGCTGGATGAAGCGCTTTGGTCTTGACCCCAAGGCGCAGGTGAATCGTCTCAGTGTGGGCCAGCGCCAGTCGCTCGCCATCATCATGGCCATGGCCTATCGCCCTAGCCTGTTGGTGCTCGATGAGCCTGTGGCCAGCCTCGACCCATCTGCCCGGCGCCGTTTTATGGGCGACCTGTTTGAACTGGCGCTGGATTCGGGCTCGGCGGTAATTTTCTCTTCCCATATCACCTCGGATCTGGAGCGGGTTGCCAGCCATGTGGCGCTGCTCAAAGACGGCCAGTTGCTTATCATGGGCGAGTTGGATGCGGTGCGTGAATCGGTGCGCTTGCTGACGCTGGCCGAAGGCAGCCAGTTGCCCGGCGCTTATCGGGTGCTCGGTCGACAGGGCAACCGGGTGCTGGTGGATGGCTTCAGCGGTGAATCATTCCCCGGATTGCTGGGCGTGGACACTGTCAATCTGGAGCAGCTCTTTATGGAGCTGCACCCATGA